Within Trichoderma atroviride chromosome 2, complete sequence, the genomic segment CGATGGTATATCAGGCATGGACCATGAACGATGCGCAGCTCTGCACAATTACTTGTTACAGTACGCCTGGCTGGCTGAAGGCCGTTCGTTGGGCAGTCTGAGAAATAATTCCAACACCTTCTTCACCGTTCACGGTACTGCGGCCGAGCTTATTCGTACGCGGCTCAGCGTTTCTCTGGCGATGTTCCTTGATACCGCCAAGTTGCCTCCCGATGCTACCGAGTGGctgccattcttcttctgggccgGCGGGCTCTCCGACCCAGGCTCACTCATCGACGAAGCCCTGACCGACTTGTTCGACCAGCCAGAAGACAGCCTGGTGTGCTTGTACTTCCCCAACATCGGTCAGGGCGGTGAatctggcggcggcctgcTCTACCACCAACGCCACCACCGGGCTGCCGTCTTCATGCACATGGACGACCTCGGCTTTGCGTTACCCGTGGAGGCCCACCGAGAGCTCTGGCATCCGCTCGAGACGGTGCTGTCCAACTGGATCGGCCTGATTCACCTTGGCAAGGTCGCAGCGTCGCCCAGGGACGAGCCGGCCCTGTATGACAGCGAGAAGATTGGCCCCTGGGAGTGGCGGCCCTACGGCGAAGCCCAAGTTACGTCTTGCATCAGCGCGTGGAACCGCCTGTGCGAGGCCATCGAGGCGCGGATGCCACCACAGCCTCCGCCAGCCGCAGATCCAGGGCCTCTGCTGACACCCGCCGTCCTGGATGGAGCCTCTGTGCCTCAAGACTGCTTTTCGCGCTCGTTTCTCACCGCTGCTCGGCGGCCTCTGTTTAACTTCATTGCTCCCGGCCTTTTGCTGCCTCCGGCGGACACGtctgcctttgccgccgTGCAACCCTTTTCGAAATTGTCTCGCGGCTGTCACACCATACCTTCTGTTTGCATTTTCCCTGCTGCCGGCGGTGAGGAGGTTGACTTGGCGGGATCGCCATATCTGTTTTCCACCGGCATTGATGACTCAGTGCCGTCTCGTGTTCTTGCTGGTGTGTACACCGAACCAGTTGATAGGGGTAATTACGATTATGCCGAGGAAGGATTTCGGATGTTGCTTCCGTACGGCTTCAGGGGTGACTGGGGTGACCATTTAGGCGCGCGGAAAAGCGATGGATCAACTATTGAAAGGAATAAGGGTACGGAGCTTTTCCAACACGGATACAAACCTTTTGGTGGTGACTACTACCGGGCTCAGCGGCTGGAACGCTTGCTTGAGTGTTGGTTCAGGCTTGTTGACCAAGGTATCTGGTCGGTTGGGCCACAAGGGGTAGAAGGCACCATTGATACTTTCAAGGAGGCTGATACAGAGCGGTGGAAGGACTATCTCATCCCGCCCACTTGGTGACACACTGCTAGTTCTATTTCCCCTTATTTTACTGCCTTGAAGTATTTCGGCTTCGGCGTATTCCGACCCGTGTACAAATTTTCCCTTTACTGTGAGGGAATCAAGGAGATATGTAAGGACCCGAAAGGCTGGTCCTTGTGTTGACGCCATAAGGTCGTACAATGGGTGGCCAGCTTCTTACACGATCAGTGAGTAACATGCAATGTGCTAATTACATGCTCCGACAATAGATAATCACCTTGGAGATAATCTAACGCAATCTAAAATCCCCTGAATGAAATACACCATGAGACGGAAGAGGCAGGATATGTTCTCTCAGCTCCGCAATTCGAGCGGCAGCCATGCATATGGCCAAGTACGGGCGAGGTTAGTCCTCTGCGAAGGATTACATCTGCCAATTATAGCATGACTTGGCCGCATTGTTCTGGAAGTAACAATATAGCGATTGAAGCTCTTTATTAAAGTCTGGTGTCCTCTACTGGGTCAAGTGAGGTGATCAATTCAATGTTCATGTGGCACTTTCAAATCTTCCAAACATGATATGAAAAGAGTACTGCCACGCTTAACATTTATCGGCGAGGATATTTTGACAGGAGAAGCGTCACTGGAAAGCGTCTTGGTCGGCAAAACGATGTCCTGGGTAGCATCTCGACACACCACCCGTACCGAAGACAGAGCCTATTCACTTCTTAGAATTTTTGGCATCAATATGCCTCTTCTTTACGGATAGGGAGAGAAAGCATTTTTGCGACTGCAAAAGGAGATTCTGAAAGCTTCGACAGACCTAGCTATATTCGCCTGGATATTTGACGAGAATTCGGATACTTCGTGTGCGATACTGTTCCATCCGTGCCAAAGATCTTTTAGAGTTCCGACACTGTCAATATCTTGTGCCATCTGTTCATACAGAAAGATGAATGGGATTAAAAGGACGACAGCTTGACGTGACCGCGCAAGGCGCTGGGTCTCTAGGAGGCTTCGACGAATGCTGCCTTTTACTAATTGACTATACTACCTACAACAACGATTTGGCCGATAGAAATTTGTGCGTGAAGCAGAGGCAATATGGATCGAATCTCTGATTGAGCCATGGGTCTTACTTTCTCTGCCACTTCCCAGCAATGCCTCGCGTCTCAATGGGCGCTTCGCAATTCATAGCTCACCAAAACACCGAGCTCCTGCAAAAGATGGTTATCAGAAGCTGGCAAAACTCTATTCAAATCAACTTAGATAAGAGGGTTCGGGTAAAATACCCGCCTCTTCAAAGTTGGGATGTACTGAATGGTCGACTGTTCAACGACGGATATCGGGGGTTCTGGGGATATTGCAGACTATCGCTGCCCTCCTGCATTTCCAATCCCAATGATACGTCTTTGAACGATGGCCAACATGTATAGGGAGTGTGGCCTGGGCTTCACTCGGAAGAAAGTGAGACAATACTAGATATGAACTATAAatagaagcagctgaaatgATATGTCGCGTGAGACAGGGAGGCTATacatcttctgcttcattAACTACTTTCAAGGTAACGACAGACTGTAGCCCAGGCAGGTCAAAACAAGCATGTCCAGCTTGCGTCAATTATTTGCCTGCATACGGCGTCTTTTCTGTCGCACCTAGTAAGTGCACTCCTCCCCACACCCATTTCAGTGTAAGTGTCACCGAAAATGGCCCCCAACTGCGCATCCTTCGCATATCCTTGACATAGGCCTATTACCAGCTAGCTATACTAGAACCTGTACAAGCATCATATTTGCAGGGGTGTTCATCTTGTTCTGGGGTAATCCCATGTATAAATAGGTAGGACTTGAAGTTCTCTTGATCGCCCAGTATCTTGCATGCAATCTTAACAACATTTGCTCTGATATATACTTCTTACAGTCGGCTTGAATTCAGCTCTGTGAGCACAACCGTAATAATTACCGACTCTCTTCCATGGCTCTGGTACTAAATAACTCGCCGCAAGGAGAGAATCGGACCGCGGCGATTTACAGCGAAGGCACATTGGAATGGGACCTCAAACACAAACGACTACCGCCTCCAGGTATTCGCGTGCAGCGGCAAGATGCTCACTTTGGCATCCGCCAGAAGCCCAAAGACTTGTGGCGCAAAGCAAAAGGTGCCCTCATCACGTCAAGAAAAGAGCTGCAGATAGGGCCGCAGTTTCACTACAGCAAGCTTGGAACGGGAGAGATTCGGATTCTGAGCGTACAGCCAGGGAAAGACGACGAGCCCCTAAAAGCTACCCTTTTCAAACGCAAACTAGAAGATGTGCGTAATGGATACGAGGCGCTGTCTTACACATGGGGGAATCCCAAAGAAAAGCCCTTGGATAAGATTATGATACGCGACCTGGACGCAGCGCTACCTCAAGCAGTAAGCATGAAGACGGTAGTCCAGGCTGCGGTCTTCAAAGGCTGGGGTGCGCCTTTTTATATTCGAAGTAACCTGAATCGAGCACTCATGAGGCTGCGGAAAATGACTGATAGCCCCATCAACATCTGGGTAGATGCAATATGCATTGACCAGTCTGAGTCGGGGcacagagaaaaagaagagcaattggccatgatggcccAAATCTACAACTATGCATCCCATGTCTGCATCTGGCTGGGCGACGGCATTGCGCATGCAGATGGTGCCTTTGGCCTCGTCAGAGACATTAtgaattttaaaaaattcGATACAAAAGTCAAAAGCTCtgagacaaaggaaaattgGATTCAACTCATTGAGGTTATGAAGGCCCCTTGGTTTAGTCGACGGTGGATCATTCAGGAAGTCGCTCTTTCAAAGAGCGCATCGCTGCATTGCGCCGACCAGGTTGTCCATTGGGACGATTTTGCCGATGCTGTCTCGCTTTTGCTAGAAAAGATTCATGTTTTGAGAACCAGGTTTGATGAAGAAATATTTGAAGACGTTGAAACTACAAGCGCTTCAATACTCATACAATGCCTGGACAATATTTGCCACAAGTCGTACACGGGAGACGTGTTGGCCAAACTACTAGATCTCGAAACTTTGGTCTCAACCCTTCTTGGTTTCCAAGCGACGTCGCCTCGAGACACCATCTACTCAGTCTTATCGCTGGCTAATGACCCTCCCGGCGAAGATGAGCCCTGGACCGAAATCCATTCCGAGCAACTCGAGAGTAACTGGAGAAATGACCACGAGATGCCATTAAGCCAAGATCAATTACGCGagttgaaaaggaaaatcgCGTTGAAACCAAATTACGCCATCAGCACACGAGATGTTTTCATCGCATTTGTCACTCGTTCAATCTGTAAATCGAAAAGCCTAGACATCATCTGCCGGCACTGGGCACCCAATGTCACCGATGACGAGTTTTCAGAGAAGGTTCCCATGCCTTCGTGGATCTCAAACATATACAACGCACCGTTTGGCGGGCCGAATTCCTCGAAAGGGCGGCAGAATGGTGATAATTTTGTTGCATATCTTCCTCATGACCGACGGAAGCGATATAGGGCTTGCGGATCCTACTTGGCTGATGACTTTTCCATGGCTTTGGATCCATTCCTCCAATCCGCCGAAGGTCCATCTCTAAGAAAGAGCATGAATAGGAACAGAGCCCATAGCCTTCGGACGCAATTTCCTCTGCAGTCTTTTCCCTCACCTCGTCCCATCACGGTACTATCTCCGGTGGAAAACTGCTCACGTAAGTGAAAACAAGATGTCCTTCAGGGAAACTGCTGAGAGCTGACACTAGATATTTCTATCCTAGCCTTGATTGAACCATTTCCAGATTTACAAATCAGCACCGCAAATAGTTTGTCGACTCCGCCATCTCCAACGGCAGTAGAGGCTTCTTCGCTTTCAGAAACCAAGAGAGTCGGTGTAGCACCCGCCGTCACAGTTAGCGACCCCGCGGGGGGGACAACTGGCATAAGTCCGGCTTTAAAAGTTGAAATCCCACGATCTCCTCGAGTCAGTATCTCTGGAAACATCAAGTCCCGTCAAAGCTCTATCCGGGTTGTGTCATCGGATGTAGAGAGAAAGTATCAACTCAGCGGCGTGATTAAAGCCGGTGGAATCGTGCTTGGCAAGATCAAATACCAGTCCGATGTTATGCGAGGCGGCATCATCCCTGGCGAGTGGGTTACTCGGCTAGGCTGGAGGGCTGGAGAGAAACAGAACAAAGTCCCAGACACGCTCTGGCGACTGTTGGTGGCTGAtcgcgctgctggcggtgggaAACCGCCATCGTGGTATCAGCGGGCATGCTTGCACGGGCTGGTTGACCCTCGTGTATCTGACAACGAGGGCAATATCCATTCGGTCACGCCTCCGAACCGAAAGATTTCAGAGATGACGACGGAATACTTTCACCGCGTTGAAGCTGTGGTTTGGAACAGAAGATTGTTTGAAGCCGAGGCCAATGTCAGCCGTTTATCCAACGTCCAAGTTCTTACGCCAGAGACCAAGCAGGCAATGATCATTTTCCGCAAAGACATTAGCCTCGGGTCAGCATCAGGGCCTAAAAGTCTCTTTGGACTCGCATCTAAAGAAGCCGAGGACGGTGATTTGGTGTGCATTCTGTTTGGCTGTACAGTTCCTGTCATCCTAAGGCTTATAGAAGACTTGGGGCTTTATAAGCTGATTGGAGAAGCATATGTGCATGGTGTTATGGATGGCGAAGCGATGATCAGCAGCGAAGTGGTGGATGCGATGAAGGTAGATTTCCAAATATGCTAGGCAGATGTTTCGTCTCACTCAATGAAGCAGCCAATCCATATATAAAGCTTGTTtgattattatatataaaagtaatagtaatgGCAGCATTTCTGAATCAGCCACTCTCTTCCATAGCGTCATCCACATCAAGCGACGAACCTTCCAATCCAAATTCGACAGGATTaacatcatcctcgtcgatCCCATCCACAACAATCTGATAACTCTTTTTGTCCGAGCTTGCATCTTTATGAACAGATAACAAACTTCCATCAGTATACTGCGCGTGTGTGACATCACCAGCGGGGGAGATCTTGATTCGCCGAAGTTGGAATGCAAAAACGACAGTGTCTGATTTCCCTTGAGATTTCGTTACGCCTGATGCGCCTTCAAGGTCTAATTGAGGACGGACCGCGATTGGGACTTGCGGCAATGGAGCATCGACGCCTAGGCTGAGATGAAGCTCGTTCTGCTTTGCGACTCTGATAGCTGAGGAAGCGCCTTCTGCAATCATGACACCAGTCACCATGTAGAGCTTGGTTCGCCTCAGCCAAGAATAATTTTGGGCGATGAACTCTTGCACCTCCATTTGCTGCAAACTCTGCTTTATGTAGTCATCGCTTGGTTTGAACCATTGTGTCTGTAAGTTACTGAAGGACCATGTCTCTTCGACGGCGGACGACGCTTTTCCTCCAATTTTGCTTTGAAGGAGTTGCTGAAACTTTACGAAGAGTCCGAGGGCAAAGCTTTTGGAAGCGTTCAATGTGACGGCGCTATTAGCAGCATTGTGCAAGTATACTTTTTCCCCGGCGGAACCTGGAGAGACGGGTGGATTGTTTATAGGCTCTTGAACATAACTTGGATCCTCAATTATGCTTCCAAGCCTTATTGGTCCTTCCGGAGGAATCGTTGTTATGGGTGAAAGGAAGTATGACTTGACTCGGGCCGAAGACAAATCCATCGTGACAACAAAATGGCAGCTGAGTTGATGCAAGGTATAAGTGAAGATGGCTTTGGATTACCCCTCAAAATCGATGTTCAAAGGCGTCTATAAGGCAAATAAAGCCTGATGCTTCTATGGTGGGTGGCCATGCGCTCTCAATCAAATGGCCCCCACGTTTGTTTCACACTGGAAGTACCAGGTTATACTAGGTTATAGCGTAATCCTGAGGATGTGAGGCTGTCGATCATTTGGAAGCTCGCACACTTTGTAATTCTCGGCCTAAGGACATGAGGGCCAATCTAAACCCATGCCGTGCCTCGGTACTTTAGGGAAGCTGATACATTCACACCATCGATAGTCGTCATACAGCCTCGATTTTACTACGATATCCAATAGAATGAGTCCACGTCCCAGATCTCCAGGGGCCCCCATGCATGGTGATTCCTTTCGGTGTGATATTGCCTTTTAATGCAGAATCTATTGGCCACCTAGCGAGCCACAGCGTCTTGTATTGCATCGGGACACACACACATGGGGGATTAATCGCGCATCTTCTCAGGTCACTAGTAATGGCTAAAGATGCTAGAGGAAAAAAATTGGAAACTTGAATCATTTGATAAACTTCTTGACCGTACCATTGGAAGTCAGCTTACTTCCAAGCCTTCATATTTGTATGCAACCGCCGCATAGGTAAGTAGTGCTCTGATGTATAACACTAGCTCTTCCGACAACATAAACCAGCTCTATGCGTCTATTGAGGAATTTGATGGTGATATTGATCGCCTGATTGATGACTGGGGGGGTACTATATCCTTCGGTGAAAAGCCAATTAGAGACAGCGGATGAACTGAACTTGATGAATAGCTTTGCCGATATCTTACTTGAGAACGGAAAGCTTGAGTTGGCTACTTCAGTAGATGAGGATATTCAAGAGATATTGGAGTCCGATGCAGAAAACGAGTTGGACGAATGGAATCGCCATCGTTTTTACTCGCTCATAAATGGAAGATGGAGTGGCCAAGCAAACTCGGCGACGATAACCAACTCTAGCGGCTCACAGTACGTTGCGGCTTTCTCATGCCGAGATGAGACACCAAGGAGCTATACACCAATAACAAATCCATCTCACTCGCAGTATAACGCTGCTTTCTCACGCAGAGATGAAATTCCAAGAAGCTGGGCGCCGAAAGCCACCCCAACGCCCGGCCCTCTTCAAGGGGTCGAATCATctgaaagaagagcaaatcaACGCCCTTTACCGGCTGAAGAGAGACTACAGCATAGATCCACAACAACCCACGCCAATGATATAACTCGGGGAGATACGTCTTTTGCGCCATTATTAGGACAGAGCCATGAACCATCTTTAGGATCTAAACAGTATGCCCCGTAATACACTACTAGAAAGATTTGGAGATCTAACATTAGCATAGACAGAGCCAAGCAGGCCTTTGGCAAACACATCTTCAGAATAAAACACACAAGTTCATGTATGGCAAAGACGAACAATTCTTTGGCACAAACGGCACCGGGGGCCCAGCGTACGAGCCTGTCAAAATCGCAGTCCTCGATTCAGACATTTCTCCAAAACATCTAAAGCCATTCAGAATGCGAATCAAAGCCAGAGAGAACTTTGCGGGCGGGCAACAGAATGCTGCCGACACTGATCATGGCACGACAGTTGCTCAGTTGGTGCTCAAAGCGTGTCCAACAGCACATGTATACGTTGCTCAAGTCACCAAGCTGAATTCATTTGGCGAATCTGCCGTTGACGCTGAAGCCGCAGCAAAGGCAATTGAATACGCAGCTGATCCGACAGGCTGGGGAGTTGATATCATCACCATGTCGTTCGGCTGGACGCACGTCAATAAGCGCATTAGCGAggctctttcttttgctaaACAGCACGGCGTCCTCATGTTTGCCTCGACGACAAATTACGGATTTACCGAAACAAACAGCATTCTCTACCCAGGTCGCGCGCAAGAAGTAATCTGTGTAGACGCTGCAGAAGACACCGGGCAGTTGGCGGGCTTTGCCATTGAGGATATCATCCAAGGGCGCATCGAGAGATTCTCAGCCCCGGGCCTAGGTATAAAGAGTGCTATTTCAGGCGAATCAATGGATGGAAGCTCCTTTGCGTGTCCCCTGGCTGCAGGAATTGCGGCATTAGCACTCGAGTTTGCCAGACAAATCCCTTTATGCGGTAGCAAGAGTGTGCAAGAAGCAGTTCAGCAGCGCGAGGGCATGGTAAGAATTTTGAGGGAAATGTCAAAGCTAaactcatcgtcgtcatccagGTTCCTTTGCCCGTGGGAGCTTttgggtgatgatgatggagttTACGGAGGCGATGGGCGGCCTGGCAGCGCAAGATATTTCGTTGCCTATCGCTTTGTCCGTCTTCTAAGGCAGGAATTTGGTTCAGATATTGGAAAGGAAATATTTCCTTAAGCCGAATTTTATTGGGAGAATCGTCCAATGCTCTTGATCATGCTAAAAATGATAACCTCAGCTGTGCCTATTGCTCCATGAAGTAGGTATTTGGACAccaatacatgtatatgctACGGGAGAAACTGAATGCAGCAAAGAACCAAAAAAATCAGAATGGTGACACAAAGATAACATGAACCTTTATTTAGCCCTTTGTGATTACAGACGCTCCTAAAACATATGCCTTCAGCCATTTCCAACTTCAGGCCTCTTTAGAGGCTTCAGCGGCCTCAGAAGCAGCCCCGCGATAACTCGTAGTGGGGAAGCGAGGCCCATCGCACTAAGGCTACAGGCACGGCTAAACTCTGGCTTAGCGCTCCATCAATCCTCCCCCACTATCGCGGCAGCTTCGTGAAGCTTGAACGACATTCAACATCCAGCCTTCAGCATCTTCCCTGCCTGCTTATGAAAATATTTACCGCTACTAGGACTCCCCTTTGATCTTTATAGAAGTCGAAACCCCCCAGAGCAGCATAACTTCCGACAAAGACCTCGACGGCGCACGACAACATCCTACTGGATATCAAGGCCCAGTTCCCTCTGAGCATGACGATCGGCAAATAGGCACCTAGCCAGACCAAGCTCACAACGGCCCGTATATATTCTGCGGCCTGCATGCCCTCATCCTGCCCAattccctcctcctctaTCCCGCCTTCTGCTATAGCTTCACGGCATCTGTGAAGCCCACCCACCATGGACGACGCCAAACTCTTCTTCGACGACTTGGCTCCGGCCATCACAAGTTCGACTTCCAAGGCCtacgatgccgccgccaaaacCTATGCCGCATCCGTGACAACAAGGCTACCTGCTGGCATACGCACCACAATCCTGCGTGATCCAGTCCAGTCTCTCCAGGTACTTCcgctttgttcttcttttttcagctgctgcctCCCATCTTAAGCCTTGAATGCTGACGGACGGTACAGCTTGTTGACCCCGCTACCAACTCTATCGGATACCTCGCGATCATCGATGTTCTTCTCCGCGGCTCCATTCCACCATCTGTTTCCCGCCAACTTTTACTAGACAGTACTCTCCAATTTCTGTTCAAGTTTGATCCAATCCAGATTAGATATGTCGGGTCTCTGTTCCGAGCCCTGCTGGAAGATCTCAGCGGCTTGTTTTCGGTACGCAGCGGCCCTACCCGTCAATGACATGTCCACCCGATAAGATATCAGCTGCTAACGATGATGCGCCGTATGTGGTAGCCCACGGTTGCAGTAGAGCTGCTTGCAAACGCAATCCTTCGAATCGATCCGAGCGGATCCACGTTTACGTCGACGCACCTAGTCATGGCGAAACTGGCGTACGATGCAAACTGTATAGAGCCTGCTCTCAAAGTCCTTGATGCCGACATTCTTTTCTATCCACGAAACACACGCTTCGAAGACACAAAGAGATTATGCGATACAGAGCTCGAGCCCTATGCCTACATGTCCCTGGCTGGCCTTACAGATGCCATCAAGAGCACTTCGATACTCGAATATCACTTTGTTCAGGCCATGTCATATCTATCAAGAAGAGACTGGCGCAAATCACAGGCAGCATTAGAAAAAGTAATTGGACATCCGACCAAGGATAAAGGCGTTAGTAAAATTATGTCAGAGAGCTACAAAAAATGGATATTGGTAGGGCTGCTCAAAGACGGACGGCCTCCCAGCTTCCCTCACTACATTACCAGTGTGACGAAGTTTACTTTCAACGGGTTAAGCGAGCCTTACAGTAATCTGGCCTCGTTATTCACCACGGAAAATGCATCAGCTCTGAAAGAGGAAGCCGTCAAAGGACAAGCCACTtgggaagaggacaagaacCTAACTCTGCTTGAAGAAGTGATATCCTCATACCAGAAGTGGCAGATTATCAACCTTCGCCGGATATATCGCCAAGTCTCCATTGCTCAAATTCGACAGACGACCTTGAGCGCCCATACGGCCGAGACTTTACAgagcgacgacgaggtcCTTGCGCTGGTCAGCGACATGATTGAATCTGGCATGCTCAAGGGCCAACTCCAGGTTGGGCCTACAGCCGAGGAGAGCTACCTGACGTTTCACGAAGAACATGACTTGATGACAGAAGCCGAATTTGCAGCCGAAGTGGCCCGTagccacagcagcatcgAGGCGCTGACAAAGCAGTATCGAGCGACAAATGAGCGGCTGAGTTCTACAAAGGACTACGCACGACACGTAGTGCGTGAACAGAAGCGAATGGAGAAGGACATGGCCGATGCGGGAGTCGGCTTCGATGTGAATATAGAAGATGAGGACCTGATGACGGGTGTGCTGGGCACTATCTAGACGAACTTGTCCCCGCcaaggacgacgacgatgactgCATgggcgacggcagcgacgaATTTTGGGGAGAGAAACAATGAATACATTTGCCGTCGGCCTGGGCTACTTCGAAATGATGGAAAGTCAGGCTGTAGAAGATGGAGCTATAACATGAATAGAGCATTATACGACACGCCGTCTTCTCTATAGCACACGATGTTGATTTTATTGGGTGATTCAAACGTCGACAGCGTCTCGATTCGTATTCCCAGTCTGACTTTTGACTGGCTCTAGTATTTGATTACATTCGGTATGTCCATTTTGCAATTGCCTATCAATGTCGTTTTTGATGAAACTCATTCGCCCGACTAGTATCCTCCGTTAATATGCGGCATAATAATtgtataaaataaaataaaatgcaTCTATGAGCCCGTATAGTGAACACATTTCCCATCAAAGACAGTGCGCACTGCAAGCCTGATCGTGAGTCCCTCTTTGTATATGATTGCTGCCTTGCCGCTCCCAAGCCAAACTCTTAATGATTAGAAATAAAAGCAAAgccgaaaaaaaatcaaaactCGTTACGCCTTTTTCCCCTTTATATCCTCTAGAATAATCTTCATGACATGCCCTTTCTCCGACGAATAAAGTTGGGCAATGTGTAAGAGTCGTGCTTCTCTTGCATGGTCGATGCAGAGGGCGATCCGATTCTGGAGCCGTTTCTCTTTTCCGgtgcgcagcagcatcccATGGCGGCGTGCAGTAGGAATGCGAAATCCGTGGACAAGGCGGCGATCCACATAAAGGCAAACATCTTGGCGCCAATATCGCACTGGATGTTGAGCTGGTCCTGCGCCGTGAGGGCAATCTTGGCGGCAACACTGATGACGGTGGCGATGATTGCGGCCACTGTGAGGACGATGCCCGCTACGCCGCCGACGAGGGACGTGAAGAGGCTGAACCATCGCGTTCGGAGGACGAGAGGGGTGGCGAGCAGGAGGACGAAGTTGAGGACGATGCCGGACATGAAGAAGGCGTACATGACTTGGGATCCGATGCGGAGGAGGGTGAGGATGGTGACGACTTCGGAGGGGAGGGCGATTTTGGCGCCGGCGAGGAGTTCGCCCACGAGGACTTCGACGGGATTGAACCAGAAGAAGGATTTTGGGGGGGGAGCAGAAGGTTACGCCTCTGTAGAGGTCAAGGTTAGCTTTTGAACTCGGCATTGGCTCTCTGACAGCTTCTCATGAAGTTGAGTTTCGAGGCAGGAGAAGTGACATACTCATCATTGTATCCCTCGCAGTAACTCCACACACCAACCTGATAAAAGTCATGGAGGCCGAGACTCCGCGCGACGGAGTTGAGCAGATTTGAGTTTTCGACCGAAATGGGGATGATGTGAGAGACGtcgagcttgaagaagaagatgtcgtCGAGAACGGGGTTGATGTGAGTGTTGccgatgaggacgaggatgaggaatGGGATCGTGATGAAGTAGCTGATGCCGGCGACGGTGGCCGCAAAAGTCCGTACACtcatgatttcttcttcttcttcttcttcgtgaTTGTTTATAAAGACGGCACTAAACGGCAAGACGGCATAGAtgattcaaaaaaaaaaaaaaggcgaatgaagaagacgcgagaagaagacgggatGAAAGGGAGGGAGGGGCGTACAACACCcgttgtttttgttttgggcAGGGGAGGGAGATTTTGTATAACAAAACAGCAGAAAACGAATAAGAAACgaataagagaaaagatggggggaaagagaagaataacGAGATACGAAACGAAATGAATTGAATAATagacgaaaaaaa encodes:
- a CDS encoding uncharacterized protein (EggNog:ENOG41~TransMembrane:1 (o6-27i)), whose product is MSVRTFAATVAGISYFITIPFLILVLIGNTHINPVLDDIFFFKLDVSHIIPISVENSNLLNSVARSLGLHDFYQVGVWSYCEGYNDEYVTSPASKLNFMRSCQRANAEFKS